One Tenebrio molitor chromosome 2, icTenMoli1.1, whole genome shotgun sequence genomic region harbors:
- the LOC138124187 gene encoding uncharacterized protein, with product MTFVYVIDIRLWFFELRLLWSPSAFENFNSLIFGFFKTQPRCTMVLLREHKVFMVEAYFRNGTKVDGNWEYSVSACFEEFQERFPIVAIVYEQFRQTLHLCLNNFRESGTIGRKEGSGQVKKRTQEVIGNVQQIMEDSPTTSIRHLSQQVDLSVGTCQKILKEDLHLFPYRLTAVQELHVNDLPQRLNYCQWFLNTIADDVLEKTFFTDEAYFHLSGYVNSQNMRMWSSQNPHFFTEAPHYPQKIGVWAAISQRRIIDPYFFQGNINGERYRAEILTPFLNELHDDELIYGYFQQDGATAHTTGATINFLSNFYADRLISQNILNNWPPRSCDLTPCDFFLWPFLKNSIYNSPINDLAELQNRIRMKIDQINEDPVVLEHFIRNGVRRRATLCLQQEGAHFQHLL from the exons atgacatttgtttatgtcaTTGACATACGTTTGTGGTTTTTCGAACTTCGTCTTTTGTGGTCTCCCAGTGCTTTCGAGAATTTCAATAGTTTGATTTTCGGTTTTTTTAAAACCCAGCCAAGGTGTACAATGGTTTTGTTACGAGAACATAAAGTTTTCATGGTGGAAGCCTATTTTCGAAACGGAACAAAAGTTGATGGCAACTGGGAATATTCTGTCAGTGCATGTTTTGAGGAGTTCCAGGAACGATTTCCGATTGTTGCAATTGTGTATGAGCAATTTCGACAAACTCTCCatctttgtttaaataattttcgagAAAGTGGTACTATTGGACGAAAAGAAGGAAGTGGCCAAGTAAAGAAACGTACTCAGGAAGTAATTGGGAATGTTCAACAAATAATGGAAGATTCACCTACAACTTCAATTCGGCATTTGTCACAACAGGTTGATCTTTCTGTTGgaacttgtcaaaaaattttaaaagaagatCTGCATTTATTTCCATATCGGCTCACCGCTGTCCAAGAATTACATGTAAATGACTTGCCCCAAAGACTAAACTATTGTCAATGGTTTTTAAACACAATAGCTGATGACGTTTTAGAAAAAACATTCTTTACAGATGAAGcatattttcatttgtcaGGCTACGTAAACTCACAAAACATGAGAATGTGGAGTTCACaaaatccacatttttttactGAAGCTCCACATTACCCCCAAAAAATTGGAGTTTGGGCTGCTATTAGCCAACGTAGGATTATTGAcccatattttttccaag GCAATATCAATGGAGAAAGATATCGTGCTGAAATTTTAACACCGTTTTTAAATGAACTTCATGATGATGAACTAATTTATGGGTATTTTCAACAAGATGGCGCAACAGCGCATACAACTGGCGCTACAATAAACTTCTTATCCAATTTCTACGCTGACAGGCTTATTAGTCAAAACATACTCAATAACTGGCCTCCCAGATCTTGTGATCTCACACcctgcgatttttttttgtggccaTTTCTGAAAAATTCCATTTATAACAGCCCCATAAATGATCTGGCAGAACTTCAAAACAGAATACGGATGAAAATTGATCAAATAAATGAAGATCCAGTGGTTCTTGAGCATTTCATCAGAAATGGAGTTAGAAGGCGGGCTACGCTATGCTTACAACAAGAGGGTGCACATTTTCAGCATTTATTGTGA